The Helianthus annuus cultivar XRQ/B chromosome 16, HanXRQr2.0-SUNRISE, whole genome shotgun sequence genome includes a window with the following:
- the LOC110919941 gene encoding CENP-B homolog protein 2-like: protein MTDEIRRTLCKHNKDNPSLTQKQLQEWVHSNYGLQVSQATISNTVKRSLEYLSLAPERGDVKRHKPAKFPDLEKSLYESILQYQEHVNMTGELIIEKAKNFMKEMYPVDTPDFTFSIGWLGKFKARYGIKNFRRFGESGSVEMEGMEDKLKSIRDKVDQFEMKDIFNMDETGLFFTYFVL, encoded by the coding sequence ATGACAGACGAGATTCGAAGAACATTATGCAAGCACAACAAGGATAATCCAAGTCTCACTCAAAAGCAATTGCAAGAATGGGTTCATAGTAACTATGGTTTGCAGGTGAGTCAAGCGACAATATCGAATACAGTTAAGCGGTCTTTAGAGTATCTCTCACTTGCTCCCGAAAGAGGCGATGTTAAGCGACACAAACCGGCAAAATTTCCTGACCTAGAAAAATCTCTCTATGAATCGATTCTTCAATATCAAGAACATGTGAATATGACAGGTGAACTAATCATCGAGAAGGCGAAAAATTTCATGAAAGAAATGTATCCAGTGGATACTCCTGACTTTACTTTTTCTATTGGTTGGCTTGGAAAGTTCAAAGCAAGATATGGAATTAAAAATTTCCGGCGTTTTGGAGAGAGTGGATCTGTTGAAATGGAGGGCATGGAGGACAAATTAAAATCCATAAGAGACAAAGTTGATCAGTTTGAAATGAAAGACATCTTTAATATGGATGAAACAGGTTTGTTTTTTACATATTTTGTACTTTAG